DNA sequence from the Candida dubliniensis CD36 chromosome 5, complete sequence genome:
GATTGACTCTTTGACGTTGCTAACcatcattaatttattcttACAGAAGTAAACaccaagaagaagaagaagaagatttcGGTCGTCGGTGTGGTGaaatcttcattttttctgttgtttttttttttttggcgGCATGAACACTACTAActaaaaaaagagaaaaactTCAGCCATTAGCAACTGAAACAATACAAAAGAttagagaaagaaaaagatggcaatcaatcaaatttcatcaattccCCCAATCCAAAGAAGATATATTAATGCTATACAATATATATtagatatttatttaattattaacaCATAGATTGGAAACATTGTTTAGTTGCCCATCGCcaaggaaaagaaaaaatacaCATACAAAAAAGCTAATTATGGTGACAACTGAGAATGTTTCATCAGATATTAAAATCACCACCACGCCCAATGAACTTTTAGATCccaataacaatatttcCACACTAgataaaacaaatcatCAACGAAATGAATCGTCATATTCACAAaacttttcctttttgCGAGAATACGATATAGATTCACCTTCTCATAGAAATAGCATGTCCgaagatgaaattgacCAAGAATTGCCGGACCCTTCATTCTTAAATGAAATAGATAACTTAGAACTACTACAGGGGACATCAAATGATGATTCTAGCACACCAACTAATAACTACCAACTGAGCGAAGAGGAAATAAAGAGCAATAGAGATAGTTTTGTCAAACCAACAAACCTGGAGACAGATGAACAAATCTTAAAGTCAGATTATGATCGTTATGGATTTAAAAAGACGTCATCGGTCACCGGGTTAACATTAGACGAATATAATGAATGGTTTAAACTGTATTCTCAATATTCtcaaacaagaaagaagaaatggTTAATTCTAATGAAGAATAATGGATTACACGTAAATGATTCAGATACTGAAAGttataacaacaacaacaacaacgtaCCTACTCGATTCCCACCTAGATCAGATAaagtaaagaaaatgatacGTCGAGGAATACCACCAGAATGGAGAGGAAATGCATGGTTCTTTTATGCTGGTGGATATGAAAAACTAAGTAAAAATGTCGGAACTTATGAAAAAATCGTTAAGGCCACTTACAATGTGAAAACCAAGGATACTGAAGTTATTGAAAGAGATTTAAATCGAACTTTTCCtgataatatatatttcaattcatcaatcaaaggtattttttcatcaatggAAACtttacaacaagaaaaggAGCATGAAACATTGttgatcaaatcattaaGAAGAGTATTAGTTGCCTTTGCACAGCATCAACCACAAATAGGATATTGtcaatcattaaattttttggCTGGTCtcttattattgtttatggaagaagaaagagcATTTTGGATGCTTGTTATTTTAACAGAACGAATTATCCCTAAAGTTCATCTGGCAAATTTAGAAGGGGTTCATACTGATCAAGGGGTTTTAATGTTATGTGTAAAAGAGTATATACCACAATTGTGGCAAGTTTTAGGAAAGAATTTTGATGGTGAAACTCTTTCTGAAGataaaattttatcaagattACCTCCAGTCACATTAGTCACTTCTTCTTGGTTCATGTCATTATTTGTTGGGATTCTACCTATTGAAACTACTTTAAGATTATGGGATATACTTTGGTATGAAGGTTCGAAAACCATTTTTAGATTTTCGTTAACCATATTTAAAATGTGTCTGGATTCACCAGAATTtaatataaaacaaaatcgTCGTAGGGATGGAGGTGAATCggaacaaattgaattattccAATTTATGCAGAATTTCCCCAAGAAGATTCTTGAtgcaaatttattaattgatttttgttttaagaAAATTGGTGGTTATGGGTTTGGTTCATTATCGCAAGatgaaatcaacaaatgcAGAGCATTTGTATCTAAGcaaagagaaaaaatgaataaaaagCTGAATCAAAAAGGGTTAACCGATATGACTGATGAGGAAAGAAACACCTTATTGAAGTCTTCTACAGGATTTGAGACTTCTGATATTCATGATGTGTATGGATTTAATCGTTCAATCATGAGTGGCATGGTCTggaataaaaatataagtaataaaatgaagaaaaagtttGTGGTGGGGAAACGTAACAGCTCCCGATGAATCTATTCTATAAATACATTTATAcatttttataaattgcATCACTTATACAAACAACatctttcatttctttaACGTCATGCACTCTAACAATATCGGTATTTTGTTCAATACATGCCGATATAGTTGCACCAGTAGCAAATACTCGTTCCAGAGGCACTTCATTACCAGTTAATTCCCCCAAAAACTTCTTTCGTGATGCCCCCACCAAGACACAAGCACCATTAAAACTTAAATATTTATGTTCTATTgtaacatcatcatcatcatcatcatcatcatcatcatcaacacgTTCATTAATTTGAATAGAATATTTCTTAAAAAATGAAGCATTACGAATAACTGCTAAATTctgattcaaatttttggCAAACCCAATCCCTGGATCCAAAATTATTTGCCATTTTTTCACTCCTTTAGCCATTGCTTTAAACATTTGTAAACTCAATTCACGACTGATCCCATTAAgtaaatttttgatttctggtgacaattctaattcttgATGTCCTAATTTAGGATCaattatatattcaataatatcatcatttgTATTGGATTCATAATTAGTCAATTTAGACATGGTTTTCGGGGATCCTCGAGTATGATTCATAATATAGGGACATCCATATTTGGCAACTACATCAAAGATTTTTTCATCATACTTGCCCATTGATATATCGTTGATTATATCGGCACCCGCAAGTAAACTTTGTTCGGCAACGTTACTACGATAAGTATCAACAGAAATCAACACTTTCAGTAAATCAGAATTCAGCGATTGATGACGAATAGCTTTGATTAATGGAATTACTCGttgtaattcttcttcctcaCTGGGTTCAACACTTCCTGGTCGAGTGGAGACCCCTCCAATATCTATAATGGTGGCACCTTCACTAACTAATTTCTCTGCCTGCTTCACAATATTGTCCAGTTCTTTACCTAAATACTTACCACCATCACTAAATGAATCAGGAGTCATGTTCAATATACCCATAATCAAAGTAGGAGATTTATGGTTAATTTGgtcaaatttcaatatattaTCTTTAACAGGTAGTCTAGAAACTGGGATAAATTGCAATAAATCCGACGATTCTTGTACTGATTCTTGAGGTTTatcatttatcaattgttgtaaatGACTATGCAAACTTTCTGCACTGATGGGATGAATATAATCTGGGGGTAATACTTCACATAATGGTTGTAATACAAATGTTCTTTCTAACATTGATTTATGAGGAATGATTAGATTTTCCGTATTCAATTGTAAATCAtcatataatataatatccAAATCTATTGATCTAGGACCATTATCAAACTCTTTTTCCCTTTCCAAATGTTTATATTCAATctcttttaaaattttcaataattggaAAGGTGAaatgttttgaaaattgacTTTAATTACtccattgaaaaaatctgGTTGATCCAAGTAATACATTGGTTTAGAAATGtataatgatgaagttgTTTCTATTGTAATTCcatattcttttaataattcaaatgaattattgatattttctACTTGATTCCCAGTATTGGATCCAAAGGCAATAAATGCAGTATGATACCCGGTATAATCATCGGTTTTCTCATTTTCAACTGGTAAATTAAATGTACTATTATTAGTTTGAGCAATCAtgttatcaaatttaattggCTCCATATTTTGGAAATTGCCTTTTACCATAGTAGATGATACCCCAACACCTTCAACATGACTAAAAGCATTTGGCTTGGTAACTGTAGCAACAACTTCAGCTATCCCCTCCCTATATTTTTGGAATGTCAATTGACCAATCTTAGATACCAATGCTTCTACAGTTTTAAAATTAGATGATTCCACATATGAAACAATGTCAGCAATTATTTGATGGAAAtataaattggaattgggttcaattttgaattgtaaatcaacatcaacaatttgcTTTTGTAATCTTTCAAATGTAAAAACCCCAATAATAGTCAATAATCtcaatttattaacttGGAAAATATCTAATGGAATTGGTTGATCCAAAATGTTTCtattaattttatattcAACACTTTCAGCTCGAATTTCCGATTTCAGACTTTTTATCGTTACATCAACAATAGATCCACCACCTCTAGATTGATCTAATCCAATATCACTAATAGCTTGAGCAATGTTACccaatgatttgaaatttaaatgttcatttgatttcataAATTCAGTTACATTTCTCGTAATAACAGcataattaattgaatattttaaattatccAATTCAGATGCCTTATGAAAATCAGTAttgaatgataatgatatgGTAATTGGTTGAGGTGTTGGTCGATTCCAGGCATCTTTACCTGTTATTGCCGTACaagaaatttctttagTGAACACAGTATCGTTTTTCAACATGATGAAAGAATAATGGAATGCTCTATGAAAATGTTTATTTAAGGTCGGGTGAATCGCCgacttgaaaaaattagaaaacaaaattgtgaaaatataattgtGAATTGTGAATTAGAGGAAGAGTGGGGTTGAATCAAGAGTTGAAAACTAGATgactttaaaaaaaaaaaaaaaaaaaaatatttcacACTGATTAAAAAGTTGGAAGGAATGAAAACCATTTGTTTATGGTGGTTGGCGACTTACTGTAAATTAACTCTAATGGTCGTATGTGTAATATTGGACACTGCGACTAAGTGTAAGCCTTCGAGTAATCTCTGTTCCGTTCGAGTGTAAATATAAATGGATTGTACGTATTTGTATATTCCTGGATCTTCGTCTATGCTTGCATGAGGTCCATTTCAACTAAATAACCAATTTTCTAGATTTCTTCCACTTCTATAGAATTCAACATTTCCATACATGCGAGTAATGATTATTCTCATCACTCACACACTCACACTTAAATCCTCTTCTTTGATTCAACACTTTCTCTACATGTCATAATTCTCTGTACGATTTACCAACAAATGTAATCATTCTTTCAACTGATTCTCTGTCGTGGGATAGTGCTAAATATAGCATATTTAAGAGATGACTATCCACTACACGACAATAAGACTAACGAGTATATTTTGGGGAGAGAAACAGAAAGAATTACTGATATATAGGCCATAAAAAAATCGCTTAGtctaacttttttttttttggttcatTTACCTAAGTTGTTGACAAGAGTTTCTTTCTATTTTGGTGTCATGTCATGTAATTAAATAGCAAGTAGGCATAGTATaataaagatttaattgtttgaatttaattgtAACTATCTATTTCTGAGTTCTATCAAGTTTATTCATAAAACATAGCAGGAAAGTTCAAATCACCCACATAATTCTCTTCAATCATTTCCTCTAAACTGTTAAAGTTTGTATTGAATTGATGTCTAGGAAGATTCTGTTgctcttgttgttgtggtggtggtggtggtggtggtgggaATGGAGGTAATTGTGAAAATGGCGGTTGTGGAAATGGTGGctgtggttgtggttgctGCATTGGAGCTGCATTAATGGCACTAAGATCCTGTTGGATAAATGAGTTTGGTAATTCCTTTCCATTACTTTTCGTCGCTGAATCAATTACAGCATTAAATGGATCAACTAGATTGGAAATTTCAAGAGGTTTTGCATCAGTACGTGGAGATTCTTGTGTATAATTAACCGGCTGAGAGGAGAAGGTCGAACTTGTGTCATTTCTTATGGATGGTTGGGATAATATTGATGTGGAGGTCCAATAGATTCCATTACTAGACGATGACAGTGATCCTAACGGTGTACCAGTGTCATCAGGATTTACTTGAGCTCGTTTGGACCTCTCATGGGGCTTTAACCAAAAGGGCCGAAACAACTTACTTAATGTCCGATATGTTTTGGTTGAATCAACACCTGGATTTCcattaacaaaaaattcGTGAAACGTTTTTTCTAAATGTAAATGATCATCTAAGTCCTTGTACTTTGTATAGAACATATTCCTTGTTTGTTCATTGGTAACCTTAAAATACAATTTTAGGATATATCTAGTAAGCATATCATAAACATATCTCTTCAATGCAAATCGACTTACTTTAAATGACTTGTCCtcaaatgaaaaaacaGAATAAGAAATcccaattaataaatcaatgtCTTCTAGTACGACTGGGTTTTGCGGGTCTTCAAGACACATACTTCCAAGATGTGCAAAAGCAGCAAATATAGCATAGCTaaaccaattgataataataaattgtacTTTTTTCTCTGTTGAATCTTTTGCAATGTGTAGTATAGTTCTTGCTGATCTATTGGCAATGTTCCTGTGATATAAACATTTATCGGTCAAGTCTCTATGATCCACATCATTAGGGAAATCTTGTAGCAGTAATCGATTAATCGTCATAAGATGTAAAAAATActcaaattgaatcatcAAGACATTTTCATAACCATTATCTAGTTTTAACACAATTTCAGTGTTTTTGGCATATCCAGATACCGATTGGACGGGCATGACACTACAGGACTCCTTATAGAGGGATTCCATATCGGCGGTAAGTTTTTCAACGGAAGTTAATATACTAGATaaagttttcttttgtgCACTAGTAGAATATAACAATTGATATGATTCAGCCCTTATTTTGGATAGCGAGTGCATGATATAGGAAGCACAAATATGATTAGCTTTATTTTCCCTTATTTCGTTGATTGTTAGAGCATCAATAGGATTTTCTGAATTTAATGCAGACAGAATTAAATGCCAATTGGATTTAACTATAGCATTAGTAGTCGTGTCATCATCACTAAAGCTTATCATATCTTCATCACCAATCTCTAAAGAATAACCcttttgaaaacaatacTCAGTATGTAAATATTCGCAAAACCACCAAAGAACTCTTCTTGTTCGCTGTTCCTCCCAGCTCATATCTTTGTAAGTCTCTTGTCTGTGTAGGCCACACTGTTTTGCATAATGTATAGTTGTAGAAACTGCCAAAAACGTTATTTGCAGCACAGGTACagcaaaatcaaaatacattatcaacaaaataaaccCCGTTATAGTGGGAAATCCTTCACTTATAACACATAATCTCCGATGATAAAAAATCATCGAATAAAAgcatttgaaattgatctCAATTAATTGCTGGTTTGATAATGAACAAGAGTACTTGGgtttttctgtttctttaGTATTGTTACGGTCATCAATCAACACTGAAATACAAATCCCAATAGCAGCAGTCATTGCTAATAATTCACTCcataaaaaatttcttctcCGTGATCCATCTTGATCTGGTTCTTCAAAATATGTTTGGAATAAATTGCGTATGTAGTCTCCCTTACATACGTAACTAACTAGAAAAATATCGTCATAACAAGATAAAATTTCTAATGGGATCGTTACATCAACAAAAGTATTATCCATTAAGTCGTTTCGCCTACTGATTCTGGCCTTAATTGGTTGCGAAATGGTGTCTAAGAATGCTTGAGTATAATACTCGTAAACCCAGGCGATCTTTTTAAAATCTTCAATGTCGTCCTTAAACTTGTCAATCACTGGTCTTAATAACCATTCGACGgattttttggaaaaaatattgattacACTATGTGATCCAAGAAAATTAGATTCCACTTTTGGATCATACTTTTGGTTGGATTCATCAGTCACTTCCTTCTCAATTGCCATTGGTAAGGGAGAAAAGCTGTACTTATCAGTTTCTGTTTGTTTGTCATTTGCTGTTGTTGAGTTCGAagttggtgttggtgttggtgtattattattggtatcAATGTGATTAAGTAGTTGGGCAAGAGTATTCTCAATTTTTGATAGTCTTTCGTCAATACTCTTGCTTATTTGGAACTTGCTCAGTCTATTTTTAAGAGATTTcgatttctttttcagaATCTTAGGCTTCTTGTTCTCATCAACAGCATATTCACAATTAccaaaatttgattgttgaCAATTCAGACAAGGTTGGCAACCATCACAtttcacttttttcttGCGGCAATATTGACAAGCTTTTGCAATTCTGGTACGTTTTTTTCTAGTAACAGGTTTTTCATCTTCTGATGGAGATGGTGATTGGGAGATTGTGCTATTTGAGGTTCCTGTACTAGCAAGTGAAGGGTTTCGAGCATTGTTTTGGTGTATATTTGAACCATTGACTACTActggttgttgtttttcgTGCGAATGAAGTAGAGGGTCCATAGTAATAATGGTTTTCCTTTTTGTACAAAAGTGTCTTGGgtctaataataatgaaataacACTGGAAAATGATTTACTAACTTCCtggttttttatttcttaaTTTTTTCCAGTCTTGATACTCTTTGATATTGTGTTATGAAATTATACTATTGTGAAGATGTTGTGGAggtttttgtttgtttgtttgtttgtttgtttgtttgtttttttctcttttcgATGAAGCAAGAATCTGAATAAGAAAAACAAGGAATAGATCGATTTAACAATGGAAgcaatttaattgaaaatcaacaataaaagaataagaataaggaaaagaataagaataaggaaaagaaaaagaatctTATATCATGATTGGAAATATGGATAAATATTTCCACCACaaaagttttctttttttatttttttacgGATATGGATAAACAAAACATATACACTAATGACCAATTCAGGTTTAAGAATTTTGTAAGTCAAAATTCTATCAAGTGAAATTTCAGATAATGAAATTGCCTGAACAGAGGCGAGGGGATAATTAAATTAGCAACAAGGATAAAAGTCTTTTTGATATGTATCTTAACATTCTCTGCATTTTGGAATTAtacaatttgttgaaattgctCTTTCGTATGTGCTGAAGGAGATGAATGGGTCGGTGATTATAGAGACAACCTTTGGACggcaatttcattaatggAAATATACATGCACTTCAACACAGGTAATCACATTTACATACATGGAaagtatttgatatttcatttttctaTGCAAGAGATGTTAGTTGAAATTAGTTCTTTATGTAATATGTATAAAATTGTCAAGTCAACTGACATCAACCCgccaaaaaagaataatacTGAGCATTTTGATGGTAAATTGAAAGGAGAAGGTggaaattttcaatattttataCGCCCAACAAAGCTTTCAGAAAGGCGGCAGAAGTTACTTCTATTGATTATACATTGTAGCTGGTTGGAAAACATCATGTAAACCACaagtttttcatttttattggCGGATTTCCGAACCAAGTGAAATCAGGTGTTGACTCATGATATAATTCAATCTCCGGACTGGAATATCAAGTCTCGGATATAGTTTATCTGATTTCCAGGAATCTGACTAGGTAATCGGGTATCTCCTACAAAGTATATGCTTGGAGTGTTCGttgaatgaatttttcCTCCATATTACAAATGACATATTTACACAAGAACAATTTCCCTTTCATagacaataataaataaaacaataagTATTTACAAATATACACATTATACATATCTTTTCACCAAATTGAGAACCTCTACTTAACTATTTTTAGATTCCCAAATTAttgtcaaagaaaaaattgggtaaattattaaactGGCTAAATGGTAAATTTACAGCagaattatcaatcaaataatcatTGAACAAATCATAATTTTCATTCATCATTGGTTGAgacattgttgttgctgcagTTGCAGTTGCAGTTGCTGGTGAGCGACCTGTactttcattattaattatatttgaCAAGGAAGCATTATAACTTGGTGATTGGGCATGATAAACTTGATGATCACCAGTCGAGCTTGACCCTACACTAATATTGGTATTATAAGTATTATTGGGGACTTTAGGTGAAGGGTACATAGTATTTTGACCATGACTAGCATAACCATCTCTTAAATTACAACTGCTACCGTTACAGttaccactaccaccactgAAAGGTGAAGCACCAACTAAAGCAACCATTTTAGAAGTAAATTCAGCATGGTTTTGGAAAATGTCCGGGAATTTCTCTTGAGCTTCTTGTAAATGATTTTGTAAAGTTGGATTATTGGCTAAAATTTCCACATTATTATGAAGTTCATAAACTTTAATCACCACTCTCAACATTAATCTGACGATCAATTCAATGGCAACTATTTTGTTCACACATATAGtagtattattttgttgtttcttctGAGTGTTATTTGAGCTATTCCATTGTTTACTacttttaaagaaatttaaagaagtttcaatcaataaattcaaattggtCCCTGATTCTGGTAATTGTGGGTGATTTATAATAGCTGCTACTAATACAAGATATGCTGCCACGGGGAAATATATTGCCCAATTATAAAATAGTGCTGAAGCACTCTCTCGATGCCAACCTCTGATCAACATAAGGATAGTTTTCGCTGAATCTAAAGATAAATTTCTGAATTTTATAACTCGATCATCAAATTTCGAATCCTCAGTAACAATCATTAACGGATATCGATTAATAATCATTAAATGCGAGAAAAAAGTCAATTTCATGGCAAGAATGGTGTCTCGTTTAATCGTGGTACTATTACTTGCTTGAACAGATGTAAACTTTGGATCATTATAAAATCGAGGTTTGGCCTCATCAGCTAAATACATGGCCAACTCAAACATATCGgcattcaatttttctaaagTATTGGATATGGCACTGAAATCGCGTTTTTCAGCCGAGgcaataaataaatcatgATAAGAATTTGATCTTATTCTTGATTGTAACAAGGCacaaaattggaaataaaATGGATCATCAAGAACATCTCCCATTTGAATGATTCTCAAAATCTCTAAACAAATAGAATCAGCTCCACTCAAATCTAACAAGCTGGTGGATATTGTGTGACAAACAGGACTATACATCCTATCTTTTGGTGATAATGGTCCATACTGtctcaattgattaataacCCGtaataaatcttcatcaCTATTGGTGGTGACATCATTGGTGTTGATCACTGGAGGTTTACctgatttgaaacaaaattcaatatcgaaaaaataacaaaaccACCAGATTTTACGTCTTTTCGTCGCCTCTTCAATATCCAAATTAAAATAAGTTTCTGCTCTATGAAGACCAATTTCTTGAGCAAATCTAATTGTCACAGTAATAATtgtataattgaaaaaactcGTCAACCAATTGGATTCAacataaataataaacatCAATAATGCTTCTACTGTTTCTAGACCTTCACTTATAACACTAATTCTATGATAATAGAAAATGGCACTATTCTCCAATGAATTCTGTAGAGCCAATAGTTTATTCTTGCTATAATCACCCAAAAGATTTGCTGATGCTGCAGAATAATTGCTACTAGTTGATGAAGTGGGAGTGGCGATTCGTTCTTCATTAAAATCATCTTCAGTTAAACAACtcaaagaaattaataatatagaTGTCATTAAAAGCAATTCTGACAATCtgaatcttcttcttttactAGCAACTGGTTCagcaaaattattatagtATGCGGCAAATAAACTTCTTACTCTTGATTCATCAACTAAAATATTGATCATACTTGTTTCTTcataatataaatcaattaattttgaaattaattttgaatcaatagGGAATGGactttctaataattttttccTTTGTAATTTATCTACTACGGGAGGATCAATccatttcaaaatatatgGTTTTAATTCTGAATGAAACACTAAAGGTAAATTCCTTATTGGAGTCAAATATTCTTCACCATAAGCCCCTAAAGTTTTTTCCATCCAATCTAATGATTCTCGAGAAAAAATACAAGTAATGGAATGAGTACCAACAAATTCATCCCAATTtctcaatttcaataattcattagCATCTTTAGCATGATCTTTCAAATTAGTATAAGTTTGAGAAGTTCGTTGTTCTTCACTATCTGATCTacttttattaaaatcttCTGAAGGAGTCggtgataatgaattattattgaaaatagatGAACTGGAATGATTGCTTTTCATTGCTTGTGTTATAAAGTTTTGCAGTATGCTCTCTATAGTATGCATCATTCTCGACAttgaattttcaattctacTCAATCTTGATTCTATATCACTTGGCTTGTTTTCAACTATGCCAAAAGTATTACCCTGTTTTACAGTATTGACATTGTTGCTGTCCCCGTTAAAAACATCCTTGTGTTTCCTTTTTGAGACTCCATTACTATTAGTAGCAGCAGTCGATTTATTCTCTTGTTTAATctgtttcaatttctttctcATGGGTCGTTCAGTGAAATGACAATTATTGGTGTTTTTAGCTTGAATGCAATTCCCACATGGATAAGAACCATtacatttgattttcttcCGTCGACAACTATCACATGCCACTCTTATTCGTTTCCTATTAGTATCGTTAGGGTCATTCCCCGTTAGTTCTTGTTGCTTTGTCAAATTATCTAAAGATGAATGGTGAGTCTCCAGTGATGGTAAATTATCCATTATTTATGGGAGGTTTCCAGGGTGgttctatttcttctttggaAGTTTTTTCTTGGCTAGAAAGAATGTAGATttatttcaacaattattaaaatcaaaccaAAAAGGGAGGAAGTGAAGATGATTTCGGGAAATCCTAATTTATAAGAATTGAGGAgaacaacaaattaaagagggttaaaatttattattttgttgttttgttgtgTATGGAGGGAAATGgaaatattattcaaaatcCACTAGTAGAATTGATAtagtataataataataataataatacaataataataataataataatacaataataataataataataataatacaataataataataataataataataataataataatcaaaatcaaatttgatgaatggAGGTTGAATAGAGTAAATTGAATCCTTTTTATAGAcaagatttcttttttttttctttcctttcctttcttcCATTTTACTGCGTCCCTTCCCTTCCCTTCCTTCCCCAgtacttttctttttttctttttaattggggaaatatatatattgaataattggattgtttattgtttttccGTTATCACAATCATTCGCCATAATCCTATATTACTATCTTCaaagaattaaagaaaatggaagcgtcatcaacaatttaaatttcAAGTTAAAATGTTATCAGGGTAAAAAAACAGATGTATATAGAACAATAGGAAAACAAAGaacaaactaaaactaaaggAACTAAACTGGTGCTGAATAAAACACATGCTTCTCCTCTGTGCCTATATATATCAGATTTACTATTGTTTTCCTGTAACTCGATGTATACTGTTA
Encoded proteins:
- a CDS encoding GTPase-activating protein, putative (Similar to S. cerevisiae MSB3;~In S. cerevisiae: regulates exocytosis via its action on Sec4p, also required for proper actin organization) — protein: MVTTENVSSDIKITTTPNELLDPNNNISTLDKTNHQRNESSYSQNFSFLREYDIDSPSHRNSMSEDEIDQELPDPSFLNEIDNLELLQGTSNDDSSTPTNNYQSSEEEIKSNRDSFVKPTNSETDEQILKSDYDRYGFKKTSSVTGLTLDEYNEWFKSYSQYSQTRKKKWLILMKNNGLHVNDSDTESYNNNNNNVPTRFPPRSDKVKKMIRRGIPPEWRGNAWFFYAGGYEKLSKNVGTYEKIVKATYNVKTKDTEVIERDLNRTFPDNIYFNSSIKGIFSSMETLQQEKEHETLLIKSLRRVLVAFAQHQPQIGYCQSLNFLAGLLLLFMEEERAFWMLVILTERIIPKVHSANLEGVHTDQGVLMLCVKEYIPQLWQVLGKNFDGETLSEDKILSRLPPVTLVTSSWFMSLFVGILPIETTLRLWDILWYEGSKTIFRFSLTIFKMCSDSPEFNIKQNRRRDGGESEQIELFQFMQNFPKKILDANLLIDFCFKKIGGYGFGSLSQDEINKCRAFVSKQREKMNKKSNQKGLTDMTDEERNTLLKSSTGFETSDIHDVYGFNRSIMSGMVWNKNISNKMKKKFVVGKRNSSR
- a CDS encoding folic acid synthesis protein, putative [includes: dihydroneopterin aldolase (ec 4.1.2.25); dihydro-6-hydroxymethylpterin-pyrophosphokinase (ec 2.7.6.3); dihydropteroate synthetase (ec 2.5.1.15)] (Similar to S. cerevisiae FOL1;~In S. cerevisiae: multifunctional enzyme of the folic acid biosynthesis pathway, has dihydropteroate synthetase, dihydro-6-hydroxymethylpterin pyrophosphokinase, and dihydroneopterin aldolase activities), which codes for MLKNDTVFTKEISCTAITGKDAWNRPTPQPITISLSFNTDFHKASELDNLKYSINYAVITRNVTEFMKSNEHLNFKSLGNIAQAISDIGLDQSRGGGSIVDVTIKSSKSEIRAESVEYKINRNILDQPIPLDIFQVNKLRLLTIIGVFTFERLQKQIVDVDLQFKIEPNSNLYFHQIIADIVSYVESSNFKTVEALVSKIGQLTFQKYREGIAEVVATVTKPNAFSHVEGVGVSSTMVKGNFQNMEPIKFDNMIAQTNNSTFNLPVENEKTDDYTGYHTAFIAFGSNTGNQVENINNSFELLKEYGITIETTSSLYISKPMYYLDQPDFFNGVIKVNFQNISPFQLLKILKEIEYKHLEREKEFDNGPRSIDLDIILYDDLQLNTENLIIPHKSMLERTFVLQPLCEVLPPDYIHPISAESLHSHLQQLINDKPQESVQESSDLLQFIPVSRLPVKDNILKFDQINHKSPTLIMGILNMTPDSFSDGGKYLGKESDNIVKQAEKLVSEGATIIDIGGVSTRPGSVEPSEEEELQRVIPLIKAIRHQSSNSDLSKVLISVDTYRSNVAEQSLLAGADIINDISMGKYDEKIFDVVAKYGCPYIMNHTRGSPKTMSKLTNYESNTNDDIIEYIIDPKLGHQELELSPEIKNLLNGISRELSLQMFKAMAKGVKKWQIILDPGIGFAKNLNQNLAVIRNASFFKKYSIQINERVDDDDDDDDDDDVTIEHKYLSFNGACVLVGASRKKFLGELTGNEVPSERVFATGATISACIEQNTDIVRVHDVKEMKDVVCISDAIYKNV